In a genomic window of Allomeiothermus silvanus DSM 9946:
- the moaA gene encoding GTP 3',8-cyclase MoaA, with translation MKLLDNYGRIIKDLRLSVTPRCNLHCLYCHPLDWEQSEPPGTLTVEDVRNFLAAMRLLGLESVRFTGGEPLVRKELSQMIEAAREVGVPDIAITTNGMLFKRKAKELVGAGLGRINLSMDAVTPEVFKTMTRGGDVKRVWEAIETAWELNLHPVKINAVMIRGMNEAEVIPLASLSLDKPLHVRFLEYMHLDNSNPELYRARFVAGAETKAKIEAHFGPLQKLETDPSAPARVYQIPGAVGTIGFINPVAEPFCSNCSRLRLTSDKKIRPCLLTDLELDIAWAFEAENSLEALVDAILLATDRKPAFGNTLPKLRERVMVGIGG, from the coding sequence ATGAAGCTACTCGACAACTACGGGCGAATCATCAAGGATTTACGGCTTTCGGTTACGCCCCGCTGTAACCTGCACTGCCTATACTGCCACCCCTTGGACTGGGAGCAGAGCGAGCCCCCTGGGACCCTCACAGTGGAGGATGTGCGAAACTTCCTCGCTGCCATGCGCCTGCTGGGCCTCGAGTCGGTGCGGTTTACCGGTGGTGAACCTCTGGTGCGCAAAGAGCTATCCCAGATGATCGAGGCAGCCCGCGAGGTCGGTGTGCCCGACATCGCGATCACCACCAACGGGATGCTCTTCAAGCGCAAAGCCAAGGAGCTGGTGGGTGCCGGGTTGGGACGCATCAACCTCTCGATGGATGCGGTAACACCCGAGGTCTTCAAGACCATGACCCGGGGTGGGGACGTGAAGCGGGTCTGGGAAGCCATCGAGACGGCCTGGGAACTGAACTTGCACCCGGTAAAAATCAACGCCGTGATGATCCGCGGTATGAACGAGGCAGAGGTCATCCCGCTGGCCTCACTCTCGCTGGATAAGCCCCTGCACGTGCGCTTTCTGGAGTACATGCACCTCGACAACTCCAACCCCGAACTTTACCGTGCGCGCTTTGTTGCCGGGGCCGAGACCAAGGCCAAAATCGAGGCCCACTTTGGCCCGCTCCAGAAATTGGAAACCGACCCCAGCGCCCCGGCACGGGTCTACCAGATCCCCGGCGCGGTAGGCACGATCGGTTTTATCAACCCGGTGGCCGAACCCTTCTGCTCGAACTGCTCGCGGCTGCGTCTGACCTCGGATAAGAAGATCCGCCCTTGCTTGCTCACCGACCTCGAGCTGGACATCGCCTGGGCCTTTGAAGCAGAGAACTCGCTAGAGGCCCTGGTAGACGCCATCCTCCTGGCTACCGACCGCAAGCCCGCTTTTGGCAACACCCTGCCCAAGCTGCGTGAGCGGGTGATGGTGGGGATCGGTGGTTAG
- a CDS encoding inorganic diphosphatase, which translates to MANLKNLPVGKKAPEVVHMVIEIPRGSTNKYEYDPDLEAIKLDRVLPTAQFYPGDYGFIPSTLAEDGDPLDGIILSTYPLLPGVVVDVRIIGMVDMQDEKGGDAKVLGVIAEDPRWDHIQDLSDVPAATKAEIQNFFETYKALEAHKGKWVKVTGWEGRERAVQEIKACIERFKAAKDR; encoded by the coding sequence ATGGCGAACCTCAAGAATTTGCCGGTCGGCAAAAAAGCCCCCGAAGTCGTGCACATGGTCATCGAGATCCCCCGTGGCTCGACCAACAAATACGAATACGACCCCGACTTAGAGGCCATCAAGCTCGACCGGGTACTCCCCACCGCCCAGTTCTACCCCGGCGACTACGGCTTCATCCCCTCTACGCTCGCGGAGGACGGCGACCCCTTGGATGGAATCATCCTCTCGACTTACCCGCTGCTGCCGGGGGTAGTCGTGGACGTGCGGATCATCGGCATGGTAGATATGCAAGACGAAAAGGGCGGCGATGCCAAGGTTTTGGGGGTAATAGCCGAAGACCCCCGCTGGGATCACATCCAGGATCTATCCGATGTACCTGCTGCCACCAAGGCCGAAATCCAGAACTTCTTCGAGACCTACAAGGCCCTCGAGGCCCACAAAGGCAAGTGGGTCAAGGTGACTGGCTGGGAGGGCCGGGAGCGGGCCGTGCAGGAGATCAAAGCCTGCATCGAACGCTTCAAGGCAGCCAAAGACCGCTGA
- a CDS encoding integrase core domain-containing protein, translating to MQFTTVGREIWRGARQAQRLAEANASDPEVQERLRKLRLVKALRESKKSWKEIQDLVGISRATYHRWQKALKEKGLAGLKPRSRRPKHLRTKVHWTPGLLIRIETLRKENPTWGRWSIWLTLRKEGFQMSERTVGRILAYLEKHRRIESVAGYLARTQRGKLKRRVNRPYAKRKPRGYEARAPGDLVQVDTLTLTLGPGSMVKHFSAIDLHSRFVLAEVHSRATAKLSEGFLSLLLARAPFPIRAIQVDGGSEFMAEFEEACCALGIALFVLPPRSPKLNGHVERMQRTFKEEFYTRPLPTPLSELQAELDTYLDYYNRRRPHMALGGLAPLEFLAKMQEESVPQRVSNVLTDYRVLLRWSFWLRCKRSRFLKESQMC from the coding sequence GTGCAGTTTACCACCGTTGGCCGAGAGATATGGAGAGGCGCTAGACAAGCACAGAGGCTGGCCGAGGCCAACGCAAGCGACCCAGAGGTCCAGGAACGTCTGCGCAAGCTCCGACTGGTCAAAGCCCTGCGTGAAAGTAAAAAGAGCTGGAAGGAGATCCAGGACCTGGTCGGGATCAGCCGGGCCACCTACCACCGCTGGCAAAAAGCCCTAAAAGAAAAGGGCCTGGCTGGACTCAAACCCCGCTCCCGCCGCCCTAAGCACCTGCGCACAAAGGTCCACTGGACCCCAGGGCTGCTCATTAGAATAGAAACTCTCCGCAAGGAAAACCCCACCTGGGGACGCTGGTCCATCTGGCTTACCCTCCGCAAGGAGGGTTTCCAGATGAGCGAACGCACGGTGGGGCGCATCCTGGCCTACCTGGAGAAGCACCGACGTATCGAGAGCGTGGCCGGCTACCTGGCCCGGACTCAAAGAGGGAAGCTAAAGCGAAGGGTAAACCGGCCCTACGCCAAAAGGAAGCCCCGAGGATACGAGGCCAGGGCTCCTGGGGACCTGGTCCAGGTGGACACCCTCACCCTGACCTTAGGACCGGGAAGCATGGTCAAGCACTTCTCGGCGATTGACCTCCATAGCCGGTTTGTCCTGGCGGAGGTGCACAGCCGGGCCACGGCTAAGCTTTCTGAGGGGTTCTTGTCCTTGCTTCTGGCCAGGGCCCCTTTTCCCATCCGGGCCATCCAGGTGGATGGGGGCAGCGAGTTCATGGCCGAGTTTGAGGAGGCCTGCTGTGCTCTGGGGATTGCCTTGTTTGTGCTACCGCCGAGGAGTCCTAAACTCAATGGTCACGTGGAGCGGATGCAGCGGACCTTCAAGGAGGAGTTCTACACCCGGCCTTTGCCCACCCCGCTCAGCGAGCTGCAGGCAGAGCTGGATACCTACCTGGACTACTACAACCGCCGAAGGCCTCACATGGCCCTGGGGGGTCTTGCTCCGCTGGAGTTTTTGGCTAAGATGCAAGAGGAGTCGGTTCCTCAAAGAGTCTCAAATGTGTTGACCGATTACAGGGTCTTGCTCCGCTGGAGTTTTTGGCTAAGATGCAAGAGGAGTCGGTTCCTCAAAGAGTCTCAAATGTGTTGA
- a CDS encoding alanyl-tRNA editing protein — MRLYHEFPYESRFTARVLRAWSEGGKHYAVLDQTLFYPTAGGQANDTGTLDGVRVVDVREASFRGEGGVDGKAKGEVVHVLEAPLPEGQEVQGELDWTRRYRHMQRHTAEHTLAQAFWRAAGWETLAVNMSGPVCTIDFSGEPNPATIQQAEALANWAVYANTPVKTFWLEDSEVGSYPLRRAPKVSGRIRIVEIEGWDMVACGGTHVARTGEAGPIKIVKYERYKGGTRVYFMAGWEALETFHQEHAILTRVAEKFSAHYLEVEKPIHNLRDEFFRLKGENHALKEELAERVMRELLAEFPEHTIFAQVPAVVIEAVGKRLAEWPNVLALLVAPGEGKARFVLTKHHSRPEDLQAIWKEVLEPLGAKGGGALVKLGVLPSGAVHAALEGFKKKVNPR, encoded by the coding sequence GTGCGTCTTTATCACGAATTTCCCTACGAAAGCCGTTTCACTGCCCGTGTACTCCGTGCCTGGAGCGAGGGCGGCAAGCACTATGCGGTGCTCGATCAAACCCTTTTTTACCCCACCGCTGGGGGGCAGGCCAACGACACCGGAACCCTCGACGGGGTCAGGGTTGTGGACGTGAGGGAGGCGTCGTTTCGCGGCGAAGGCGGGGTGGATGGCAAGGCCAAGGGAGAGGTAGTCCACGTGCTCGAGGCCCCTCTGCCGGAAGGCCAGGAGGTTCAGGGCGAACTCGACTGGACCCGCCGTTACCGCCACATGCAACGCCACACCGCCGAGCACACCCTAGCCCAGGCCTTTTGGCGGGCGGCAGGCTGGGAAACCTTGGCGGTGAACATGAGCGGCCCGGTCTGCACCATTGACTTCTCCGGTGAACCCAACCCAGCCACCATCCAGCAGGCCGAAGCGCTGGCCAACTGGGCCGTATACGCCAACACCCCGGTCAAGACCTTCTGGCTCGAGGACTCCGAGGTAGGCTCGTACCCTCTGCGGCGAGCGCCCAAGGTCTCGGGACGGATTCGCATCGTGGAGATCGAGGGCTGGGACATGGTGGCCTGCGGCGGAACCCACGTAGCCCGCACCGGCGAGGCCGGGCCGATCAAGATCGTGAAGTACGAGCGCTACAAGGGCGGCACCCGGGTCTACTTCATGGCCGGGTGGGAGGCCCTCGAGACCTTTCATCAGGAGCACGCCATCCTCACCCGGGTGGCCGAAAAATTCAGCGCGCACTACCTCGAGGTCGAAAAACCCATTCACAACCTCCGCGACGAGTTTTTCAGGCTCAAGGGCGAAAACCACGCGCTCAAAGAGGAACTGGCCGAGCGGGTCATGCGCGAGCTGTTAGCAGAGTTCCCGGAGCACACCATCTTTGCCCAGGTTCCGGCGGTGGTGATCGAGGCCGTGGGCAAACGGCTCGCTGAGTGGCCAAACGTGCTGGCTTTGCTAGTTGCCCCTGGCGAGGGAAAAGCCCGCTTCGTCCTGACCAAGCACCATAGCCGCCCGGAGGACTTGCAAGCGATTTGGAAGGAAGTCCTCGAGCCCTTGGGCGCCAAGGGCGGCGGGGCTTTGGTCAAGCTGGGGGTTCTGCCCAGCGGGGCGGTGCATGCCGCGCTCGAGGGGTTCAAGAAAAAAGTGAATCCTCGGTAA
- a CDS encoding tripartite tricarboxylate transporter permease: MDILQALVHGFGVAFQPINLLLVFLGCLVGTLIGVLPGIGPISGVALLVPLTFALKLPPESALILLAGIYYGAMYGGSTTSILLNIPGETSSVVTTLDGYQLAKQGRAGPALAIAAWGSFIAGTLSVVGLMLLGPLLAQWAIRFGPAEYFALMVFGFSTLSALAGKNMAKALIATAFGLMLATVGQDPQSGISRYTFGLLQLEDGMDFLVVAIGLFAVGEVLVLLEEKSHSSAVMAQVGRVYLSLKEFMGALATFLRSSVLGFLIGVLPGAGASIASFVAYTVEKRWLGRRGRFGQGDLRGVAAPESANNAAAGGAMIPLLTLGLPGSGTTAIMLGALISLGVTPGPQMFQQHPNIVWGLIASMYVGNVVLLILNLPLVWVFVRLLTVPAWFLLPAVLAVSFIGVYAVNNNPFDLLLMSVFGLVGYLMRKFDFPLAPVLLGLVLGYLMEINLRRAMAISNGEVGFLFSSPIAVVLWILAGLSLFAPTIISRFARRGQLGGDEI, encoded by the coding sequence ATGGACATTCTCCAAGCCCTTGTTCATGGTTTCGGCGTGGCCTTTCAGCCGATCAATTTATTACTGGTCTTTCTGGGCTGCTTGGTGGGCACGTTGATCGGGGTACTGCCCGGAATCGGGCCGATTAGCGGCGTAGCTTTGCTGGTCCCCCTCACCTTTGCCCTCAAGCTGCCGCCGGAATCCGCCCTGATCCTATTGGCAGGCATCTACTACGGGGCTATGTACGGCGGGAGCACCACCAGCATCTTGCTCAACATCCCCGGTGAGACTTCCTCGGTAGTGACCACCTTGGATGGCTACCAACTTGCCAAACAGGGCCGCGCAGGTCCAGCTCTGGCTATCGCGGCTTGGGGTTCGTTCATCGCCGGGACCCTCTCGGTGGTGGGGCTGATGCTATTGGGGCCGCTGTTAGCCCAGTGGGCAATCCGCTTCGGCCCGGCAGAGTATTTCGCCCTGATGGTCTTCGGCTTCTCCACCCTCTCCGCGCTGGCCGGTAAGAACATGGCCAAAGCCCTCATCGCCACTGCCTTCGGGCTGATGCTGGCCACAGTAGGGCAGGACCCACAGTCAGGAATCTCGCGCTATACCTTCGGCTTATTGCAGCTCGAGGACGGGATGGACTTCCTGGTAGTGGCTATTGGTCTGTTCGCCGTAGGCGAGGTGTTGGTATTGCTGGAGGAGAAGAGTCACTCGAGCGCGGTGATGGCTCAGGTAGGGCGGGTGTATCTGTCGTTAAAAGAATTCATGGGCGCTTTGGCGACGTTCCTGCGCTCGAGCGTTTTGGGCTTCCTGATCGGCGTGCTGCCGGGGGCCGGGGCCAGCATCGCCAGCTTCGTGGCCTACACGGTGGAGAAGCGCTGGCTAGGAAGGCGGGGCCGGTTCGGGCAAGGGGATCTGCGTGGGGTGGCGGCCCCCGAGTCAGCCAACAACGCAGCGGCGGGCGGGGCCATGATCCCCCTGCTCACCCTGGGCCTGCCCGGGAGCGGGACCACCGCGATCATGCTGGGCGCCCTCATCAGCTTGGGGGTCACACCGGGGCCGCAGATGTTCCAGCAGCACCCCAACATCGTCTGGGGATTGATCGCCTCGATGTACGTAGGAAACGTGGTCTTGTTGATCCTAAACCTCCCGCTGGTGTGGGTTTTTGTGCGGCTGCTGACAGTTCCAGCTTGGTTCTTGCTCCCGGCAGTGCTGGCGGTAAGCTTTATCGGGGTCTATGCGGTCAACAACAACCCCTTCGACCTCTTGTTGATGAGCGTGTTCGGGCTGGTGGGCTACCTGATGCGCAAGTTTGACTTCCCGCTGGCTCCAGTTCTGTTGGGGTTGGTGCTGGGGTACCTAATGGAGATCAACCTGCGCCGGGCCATGGCCATCAGCAATGGGGAGGTAGGTTTTCTTTTCTCGAGTCCCATCGCCGTTGTGCTATGGATACTGGCGGGTCTTTCGCTGTTTGCCCCGACGATCATCAGCCGGTTTGCCCGGCGGGGGCAGCTTGGGGGCGATGAGATTTAA
- a CDS encoding tripartite tricarboxylate transporter TctB family protein, with protein sequence MSDRILGLVLLILSAAYAIGARAMEVGFLSDPVGPRTFPYLIAAIMGASSLWLILRPDPEPAWPSRGFWIPFGLALLSLVAYAYLLVPLGFIVTTALEMTLLSMLFGAKPRQAAVGGLSFSVLVYLLFTQVLGVPLPVGRIFG encoded by the coding sequence ATGTCTGACCGCATCCTGGGCCTTGTTCTCCTGATCCTCAGCGCCGCCTACGCCATCGGGGCCAGGGCTATGGAAGTAGGCTTCCTCTCCGACCCGGTCGGTCCACGGACCTTCCCCTACCTCATCGCGGCGATCATGGGAGCCTCGAGCCTGTGGCTGATCCTCCGCCCCGATCCTGAGCCTGCCTGGCCGAGCCGAGGTTTTTGGATCCCTTTCGGGCTGGCGCTGCTGAGCCTGGTGGCCTACGCTTACTTGTTGGTGCCGCTGGGGTTTATCGTCACCACAGCGCTCGAGATGACTCTTCTTTCGATGCTCTTCGGAGCTAAGCCAAGGCAGGCGGCAGTGGGCGGGCTTTCTTTCAGCGTGTTGGTGTATCTGCTTTTCACTCAGGTTTTGGGTGTGCCGCTGCCGGTGGGGAGGATTTTCGGATGA